A genomic segment from Amygdalobacter nucleatus encodes:
- a CDS encoding ABC transporter permease produces MLVIETVILCSAFFALCFLGTGTDEKNLRNYMSYPDEVQKQIKEIEEYQGKYKETGRFVAWIANFLLFTVLFLFFGIVIRQTSFMHNFICLLISGETLNAFDLIVIDLLWWRNTKRIRLLKIPQKELYQNPKKHIEAFLRALVLYFFVAVLDGYLLTLF; encoded by the coding sequence ATGCTTGTAATTGAAACCGTCATTTTATGCTCTGCATTTTTTGCGCTCTGTTTTTTGGGTACCGGCACGGATGAGAAAAATTTGAGAAATTACATGTCCTATCCTGACGAAGTTCAAAAGCAAATCAAAGAGATTGAAGAGTATCAGGGGAAATATAAGGAAACAGGCAGATTCGTCGCATGGATCGCGAATTTTTTACTGTTTACCGTTTTGTTTTTATTTTTTGGAATAGTAATCCGTCAGACGAGCTTTATGCATAATTTTATATGCTTGCTGATTTCAGGCGAGACGTTAAATGCTTTTGACCTTATCGTTATTGATCTACTATGGTGGAGAAACACAAAAAGGATCAGGTTATTAAAAATACCGCAAAAGGAACTCTACCAAAATCCTAAAAAACACATTGAAGCTTTTTTAAGAGCGCTGGTTTTATATTTTTTTGTCGCTGTGCTTGACGGGTATTTATTGACTCTATTTTGA
- a CDS encoding alpha/beta hydrolase produces the protein MSLNYKIASGIVRLLNVKKMFLKNKEEMLEYAKGENVKEVFDLDKAMKRAKRKNYYLYDRDVMGYRLISYQKNENYADGAVLYLFGGGMITQPNKLDFPLAERIMEKTGKDVWFLFYPLCSEDIKVNKTYEVCFETYKLMTETYKAENISVLGFSSGACLSIGIFLHNNALGRPLKMPGKIISVSPGGIPAVSLDKNKGIWERLNELNHKDIMIEPTYIKTAREILKGDEDLPEYMLDGTVGDFTGFPKTYFYYGENECLYAFAGEFRKAMEKYHIPYEIVVGKGMCHCYPMARFFREGREAQDQIVELLKS, from the coding sequence ATGAGCTTGAATTATAAAATTGCGTCAGGAATAGTGAGACTATTAAATGTCAAAAAAATGTTTTTAAAGAACAAAGAAGAGATGCTTGAGTATGCAAAGGGAGAAAATGTAAAAGAAGTATTTGATTTAGATAAGGCAATGAAGCGGGCAAAGAGAAAAAATTATTATCTTTACGACAGAGATGTTATGGGATACAGGCTGATTTCATATCAGAAAAATGAAAATTATGCCGATGGGGCGGTTCTCTATCTCTTCGGCGGAGGAATGATTACACAACCGAACAAGTTGGATTTTCCTTTGGCAGAAAGAATCATGGAAAAGACGGGTAAAGATGTTTGGTTTTTATTTTATCCTCTTTGTTCAGAGGATATAAAGGTGAATAAAACCTATGAAGTTTGTTTTGAAACCTATAAGTTAATGACAGAAACTTATAAGGCGGAAAATATCAGCGTACTTGGATTTTCATCGGGTGCCTGCCTATCTATCGGAATTTTTTTACATAATAATGCTTTAGGCAGACCTCTTAAAATGCCCGGTAAAATTATTTCAGTTTCTCCGGGCGGAATTCCCGCTGTAAGTCTTGACAAAAATAAGGGAATATGGGAGAGATTAAATGAACTTAACCATAAAGACATAATGATTGAACCTACATATATTAAAACTGCAAGAGAAATTTTAAAGGGAGATGAAGATTTACCGGAATATATGTTAGACGGAACGGTAGGAGATTTTACCGGCTTTCCGAAAACATATTTTTATTACGGCGAAAATGAATGCCTCTACGCCTTTGCGGGAGAATTTAGAAAAGCAATGGAAAAATACCATATCCCCTATGAAATCGTTGTAGGTAAAGGAATGTGTCACTGCTATCCTATGGCGAGGTTTTTTAGAGAGGGAAGAGAGGCGCAGGATCAAATTGTTGAATTATTGAAATCTTAA
- a CDS encoding MBL fold metallo-hydrolase — protein MRLLYFFDDKIKPLTMRGKYYCKPEETGVLQEGISCIREYDVNFWFYSKNGKTVTFDSGHINYKGMDEEFQKIDIMPEDINHLFLTHLDTDHAGGIDKSGRNIFPNAKVYMGEEENKYMTREIRRKAIFFNCVQIAEGWIPIKGNTIFEVEGIKVEAISVPGHTIGHTVYIVDDKIMVSGDCLAINEDGGYAFFDFFTQNPRRNKESLRKLKHKLEGRKLLYVCTGHSGMHAYSEQIFAHIDQSAVFGKRTPFHKDGEYNPFEKK, from the coding sequence ATGAGATTGTTATATTTTTTCGATGATAAGATAAAACCCCTTACCATGCGTGGTAAATATTATTGTAAGCCGGAAGAAACAGGTGTACTACAAGAAGGAATAAGCTGCATCCGAGAATATGATGTAAATTTCTGGTTTTATTCTAAAAATGGAAAAACGGTTACTTTTGACAGCGGTCATATCAACTATAAGGGTATGGACGAAGAATTTCAGAAAATAGATATCATGCCGGAAGACATTAATCACTTGTTTTTGACTCATTTAGATACCGATCATGCGGGCGGCATTGATAAAAGCGGGCGCAATATTTTTCCAAATGCCAAAGTTTATATGGGCGAGGAAGAAAACAAGTATATGACGCGAGAAATTCGCAGAAAGGCCATCTTTTTTAATTGTGTGCAGATTGCTGAAGGCTGGATACCGATTAAAGGCAATACGATATTCGAAGTTGAGGGAATAAAAGTGGAGGCTATCTCCGTACCGGGTCATACGATAGGACATACCGTTTATATTGTGGATGATAAAATTATGGTATCGGGGGACTGTCTCGCCATCAATGAAGATGGGGGCTATGCCTTTTTTGATTTTTTCACACAAAATCCACGCAGAAATAAAGAGTCTTTACGCAAGCTTAAGCATAAATTGGAGGGGCGTAAGCTGTTATATGTTTGTACAGGTCACAGCGGCATGCATGCTTATTCAGAACAAATATTTGCACATATTGACCAAAGTGCAGTATTTGGCAAGAGAACACCGTTTCATAAAGATGGGGAATATAATCCGTTTGAGAAGAAATAA
- a CDS encoding type II toxin-antitoxin system RelE/ParE family toxin, with amino-acid sequence MDEYKIKVTRQAKEHLALIREYIATELKEPIIAKRILELLKSEMMSLQTVPYRVKCIDEQPWGELGFRKIRVKNYYIYFWVDENRKEVQILAVIYVRRDRAKQLEQL; translated from the coding sequence ATGGATGAGTATAAGATAAAAGTTACCCGTCAGGCGAAAGAGCATCTTGCACTTATTCGAGAATATATCGCAACGGAGCTAAAAGAGCCGATAATAGCTAAAAGAATACTTGAGCTGTTGAAGTCGGAGATGATGTCTTTACAGACGGTGCCTTATCGTGTGAAGTGTATAGATGAGCAGCCGTGGGGTGAGCTTGGTTTTAGAAAAATACGCGTAAAAAATTATTACATTTACTTTTGGGTTGATGAGAATAGAAAAGAAGTTCAAATACTCGCGGTTATTTACGTGAGAAGAGACCGGGCTAAGCAACTGGAACAGTTGTAA
- a CDS encoding type II toxin-antitoxin system RelB/DinJ family antitoxin, translating into MAVTKTANVNVRIQENIKQQAEQILETIGIPRATAIDMFYRQIILNNGIPFSLTIPKSLPAQDDMGEKTFNALMAKSYDQAVRGDSYPIDDVFEELERGL; encoded by the coding sequence ATGGCAGTTACTAAGACAGCGAATGTGAATGTAAGAATACAAGAAAATATTAAGCAGCAGGCGGAGCAGATTCTGGAAACAATTGGAATTCCTAGAGCTACTGCTATTGACATGTTTTATCGTCAAATCATTCTTAATAATGGTATTCCGTTTTCGCTTACTATTCCAAAGTCACTTCCGGCGCAAGATGATATGGGTGAGAAAACGTTTAACGCGTTGATGGCTAAAAGTTATGATCAGGCAGTTCGTGGTGATAGTTATCCGATAGATGATGTTTTTGAAGAGCTTGAACGAGGTCTTTAA